CCATTGAGACAATTTTGGAGGATCATTGCCTGAATTACCTGAAGTTGAAACGGTACGCCAGGGTTTAATTCAGGCAGTATTGAATAGAAAGATTAAGGATGTTGAAATCTTTCAACCGCAATTACGGTTTCCAGTCCCGGTTGAGAAATTGCAGAGGGACATCATTGGTTGTGAAATTCGATCTATCCAAAGAAGAGGCAAATATTTAATACTCGAATTGAGTAATAATTTATCGATTATTGTCCATTTGGGTATGAGTGGACGATTATTTGTAACCTCTCATAACAGCAAAATAGATAAACACGACCATGTCATCATTAGCCTTGAAGGAGGAGAACATTTACGATTTCGAGATCCCCGTAGGTTTGGAATGATCGATGTTTATCCTTCTGATGATTTGGAGAATCATGCCAGGTTAAAGGAACTCGGCGTCGAGCCTTTAACATCTGGCTTTGAAATAAATTATTGTTTTAATAAAGTAAAAAATTCCCAAAGACCCATCAAAAATATGTTAATGGATGCGTCCTTTGTGGTCGGTTTGGGAAACATCTACACAAGCGAAGCGCTTTACAAAGCAAAAATTCATCCCGGTCGAGCATCAAATTCACTGACTAAGAAGCATTGGAAATTGTTGATTGCTTCTATTCAATCTGTTCTTAAAGAAGCCATTTCCCAGGGTGGAACTACACTACAAGATGAAGGATTTAAAAATGTTTTGGGATCCGGCGGCATGTTCCAGCTAAAACTAAAAGTTTATGGAAAAGAAGGTGAGCCCTGTGAAATCTGTGGCCATCCGATTACCAGGTTGGTTCAGCAAGGAAGGAGTAGCTTTTTATGTAAAATCTG
This candidate division KSB1 bacterium DNA region includes the following protein-coding sequences:
- the mutM gene encoding bifunctional DNA-formamidopyrimidine glycosylase/DNA-(apurinic or apyrimidinic site) lyase — translated: MPELPEVETVRQGLIQAVLNRKIKDVEIFQPQLRFPVPVEKLQRDIIGCEIRSIQRRGKYLILELSNNLSIIVHLGMSGRLFVTSHNSKIDKHDHVIISLEGGEHLRFRDPRRFGMIDVYPSDDLENHARLKELGVEPLTSGFEINYCFNKVKNSQRPIKNMLMDASFVVGLGNIYTSEALYKAKIHPGRASNSLTKKHWKLLIASIQSVLKEAISQGGTTLQDEGFKNVLGSGGMFQLKLKVYGKEGEPCEICGHPITRLVQQGRSSFLCKICQR